The sequence CCTATTACACAAAGGAGACGTGGAAGAATACTTACGATGCAACAATTAATGTTGTGGGCGAGGAGGATGAATGGGTGCTTCCAGAACACATGCAGAACATGAGAATCGGTGTACCAAAGGTGGAGAAGAAACCCGTAGGTCGTCCAAGAAAGAGCAATGCGAAGACTACGGACTAACCGATTTCCATCGAACGGTACCAAAGTCAAGGAACCACGCAAATGTTCAAACCGTGGCGCATTGGGACACAACAAAGCTACTTGCAAGGCCGTGGCTCGAGCAAAGATTTTCGTTTTTAAATTgcatgcattattattattatggtttatgacatgttacttgtatttttttatgtatgactatgttttatggatattattttacGTGTACGTGGTCGTTTACTCGCACTATCTCGCATTTTTGATTATAATTGTGCATTTCACGACATTTTGCGATATGTAGCGACACTTTGACGACAtgtttggaaatttattttattttggacaAGGTCCTGAAAATGCGACTTTCCACGACTACACTAGCGACATGTCGCGATATAGgaagaacttttttcaattatggaaaaatttaaaaactgcGACTTTCCACGATTACACTAGCGACAGGGTGCGATGGAGGAAGAACTTTTATcaattggaaaaaattaaaaatagcgACGTTTCACGATTAAGTTAGCGACATATAGCGACATTAATGCAACTTTTATTTATTCAGTGAAAAGTCGATATTTAGCGACGTTTAACGATTACATTTGCGACTCAAAAGCGACATGTAGGAAGAACTTTTATCAATTTctggaaaaaattaaaaaatagcgaCGTTTCACGATTAAGTTAGCGACATATAGCGACATTAATGTAACTTTTATTTATTCAGTGAAAAGTCGATATTTAGCGACGTTTAACGATTACATTTGCGACTCAAAGCGAAGTGTAGACTTGCAATATTTGCATAGAGATCCAGGCTTCACCGTTTACCATTTAAATAACCTAACTTGCGGCGACGGCAGCCTTCGGGGAAGCCTCGGTGGTGGAGCCGCCATACACccgttttgttaaattttttttcaagttttagAAACCTCCACTCGTTCATAAGCCGTTCATGTTCAAAACGTTTCATGTCGTCAAGCACTTTTTGCATTTGAGGCGTAATTTCCCCACAATCGTGCTCCCGCTTGATCTCTTCGGGAGTAAGAATCGGATATTTGCCCTTGTTCCTTCTAAAAGAGACATCGCTAAGAGAATTATCTTAagaggaaaaaaattaagaaaatatgtgtAACTTATGAGATAGACAATTGCCTTTTATAGAGAAAACTAGTAGTTGGGAAGGTGggataataaatgtaaaaattgaattacacaattgtaCACATGTTTGTCATGCAAAAAGCAATCTGGGAAATTTTCGCGACATGTCGCGACACATAGCGACATGTTAGCGACATAATCAAGTAGTTGGTTAGGCGGGATAATAAATGTCACATTAATTACCATTTAATGTGGAAACGTCTTTTGTAACGACGTTTCGCGACATTCTTGCGACATGTTAACGACATCAACTGAAGAGTCAAAACATGATTGTACTATCGACATTTTAACGACAAAGTTCGCGTGCTTTAGCGATATGAAACCAAACACTCTGAAACTTAAAAATTTCGACATTTAACGACATGTTAACGATTATGTAGCGACATGTAAGTAAAGTTTTTAAATTGAACACTTTTCCATATATAAAAACTGTACAGTACTAAAAACAACTATCGTCTATAATACAAAAAATTTACAAcccttttaaattatattttaccaagTTAAGTTCTGATAAAACAAGTCTACACACCACCGATCTCTGAACATTCTCATGCTATCGTCTGTAATGTTGTCCAAGGACCGATTCAGCATGAGGTGTTCGATGTACTCAAGTGCATACACCCCGCAATCACCActgaaaaattaacaacaaacacATTTAGAGACTGAACTGCATATAAAGAGTAATGgcaaatgaaataataatatactatattAACAAATACCTTGTTTTACTTTGGGGAACCACCTCACTTGGCATGCGTCTAGCATGCATTGCTTTCAGTTGGCTACTGTCCCCTAAGTCCACATTCAGAATGTTGTTGTTGACCTGATCATAATAGCCAGTAGACCTCAGCAGATGTGGAAACAACTCAGTCCAAGGTAGCATGATGGCATCAAACTGTGCTTCGGTGGTGCATGATAAATCATTATCGTACACCCGAATCTGCCACATATCAATATCTACCTCAACAGCAACCCAATGTTGTTGATGATCGAAGTACAGGACGAAGTATATGAAGTTCAAATCCTTCCAACATGGCATGTAACGGCTCTCCATACCCAGATAGTACTGGTTCACCGCATCTGGCCATTCGAACGTACTTCTGTCACCAGCATGGCAGCTCCAAATGCCTATGAGGAATTGTGGAAGTGTTGTGTCCAGAATCACACCTGGCTGAGGGTACAACTCTGGAAAATGATGGCGTCTCCTCCTCATCAAGTGTGATATGGCATCTATGTGCTgcataaaaaaaagagaagattaAGTAATGTCGTAAATAAAGTCGCGAAATGTCGCGAAGATTGTCGTTAAATAAATTTGCCTTATGTCGCGACAATGTCGTGACAATGTCGCGACATGTCGTTAAACAGAACGTGGAAAAAACGCGACCATGTCGCGAGAATGTCGTGACAATGTCGCGAAATGTCGACAAATTCAACAGAAAGAAAAACACTTCTGTGTCAGCAACAATGTCGCGAAAATGTCGCTACATTGTCGCTAACACATCGACAATACAATAAAATGTtgcaaaaaaaatgaaaaatactaattaatgatTAAATACTTACCCCATCGTGAAGCCACTCTGACCTAAGAAACAGAACTGTGAAGAACTTCACATCGCCAACACCGGTGTGCACATTCCTAGGTCGAGCATTGGGAATGTCTCCAATCAACCACCTCTTGAACGTACGAAGCAATCTACGGTCTGCTGGTCTCTCCGGGTCTACGTTCTCTGGAAGAACTCGCCTCTTTTTCTTTTCCGCAGTGTAGTCGTTCAAGTACGTTGGCGGCTTCCTCTTCCTCACAAATGGCACATTTTCTGGGGGTGCAGGTAGAAGTAGGACTTCGTCCTGTGATTGTGTATCCCCAATGGCCGTGATGATTGCGTCCAATGGAGTTGACGGTGCCTCGTTATCATCTGCTTCCCAATCTTCTGGGAAGACATCTTCGTTATCACTCGCCTGTTGTTCCTCATTTTGCGGTGCAGGTGTGGGCTCTGCAGGTGTGGGCGCTCCTTTTACCATAGCCATCAACTCGTCCATCTTAGCCAGTAGAGTCTCCTTCAGATCTTTCTGACTCTCTGTGAAGGACCGCCTCATACTGAGATGGCTATTTACTAACCCCGTCTGTGCCAACATGACGGCTTCTTGCTGGGACTCAAGCTTCTCTAGCCGGGCCTCAATGCTATCCAACCTCTTTACAAGGTCAGTATCCACAGTTGTACTGGTTGGAGCAGAAGGACCTGCTGAAGTAGATGGCTCGTGTACTTCAGGTGCCGGTGGTGGTGGAACTAAATTTGCCTTTGTCACGGCCTCGTTGATGGTCTTCGCTTGAGTTTCAAACACAGACTCTTGTGTACCATCAACGTCCACCGTCTGTTCTACGTCCATCTCAAAGCAAAGAGGGGCTCTACCCTCATTAATACTCTTGAAGTATGCCTCTTCACTGGGCCGGGGAAACAAGCACTTCTTCACCACCAActgaaacaaaaaagaaaacacagaataattaaaaactGTTAAAAGAAGTCAAAAATTATGATAATTGAAAAAAGAAGCACAATGTCGCTACATGTCGATAACACGTCGCGACATATGTCGCGATAAGCGATACAGCCACTTCTTTTGCGACATCGCATAATGTCGCTAACATATCGCTAACAATGTCGCGAATGTTCATTttcaataaatttaaataaaatacagaACAGTAAAGAAACATACCCGACTGTTGAATAACAGTGCAATGCTCGGTTGCCTTGACATCTTGTTTCCGCCGGCCCTCCGTGTTTTCCACCAACATTACGGGGAACTTGGTCCCGTTGCAGTGGGCATACTTCTTCCCCAACTTCTCAATTGCTTCGTATGCCCAGTACTGAAAGGCAGGTACATAGCCACTAACTGTGTACTTTGCCTCCTGAGCAATCTTCTTCCCCTTCTTCTTGTCAACATTATCCTTGTAATGTTGCATATTCTTTCCTAATGTCTCCATCAGCTTACGAAAAGCGCGCTCGCCCCACGGATACTTAAAGAAGAAGTCGAGATCGTTAACAAACTTCAACATCTCAGGCCAAACTTGGACATTGCCCTCCTTTGATACTAATACACCTTCAATGAAAGCGATCAGTCCAAGCTTGTAGGCATCATCTTTATCTTCGCACCTCTCAAGTTGGATCATAAGGGAGTCCAACTGAACAGAACTCTTCCCTTCAAAATAAGTCCGAACTAGA is a genomic window of Cannabis sativa cultivar Pink pepper isolate KNU-18-1 chromosome 9, ASM2916894v1, whole genome shotgun sequence containing:
- the LOC133030917 gene encoding uncharacterized protein LOC133030917, giving the protein MDVEQTVDVDGTQESVFETQAKTINEAVTKANLVPPPPAPEVHEPSTSAGPSAPTSTTVDTDLVKRLDSIEARLEKLESQQEAVMLAQTGLVNSHLSMRRSFTESQKDLKETLLAKMDELMAMVKGAPTPAEPTPAPQNEEQQASDNEDVFPEDWEADDNEAPSTPLDAIITAIGDTQSQDEVLLLPAPPENVPFVRKRKPPTYLNDYTAEKKKRRVLPENVDPERPADRRLLRTFKRWLIGDIPNARPRNVHTGVGDVKFFTVLFLRSEWLHDGHIDAISHLMRRRRHHFPELYPQPGVILDTTLPQFLIGIWSCHAGDRSTFEWPDAVNQYYLGMESRYMPCWKDLNFIYFVLYFDHQQHWVAVEVDIDMWQIRVYDNDLSCTTEAQFDAIMLPWTELFPHLLRSTGYYDQVNNNILNVDLGDSSQLKAMHARRMPSEVVPQSKTSGDCGVYALEYIEHLMLNRSLDNITDDSMRMFRDRWCVDLFYQNLTW
- the LOC133031182 gene encoding uncharacterized protein LOC133031182, producing MAPELKLPITSHFTGRLTYRGTDRFRYIKAKFTEMDLVETVKASPFGHFWEAGELTFSGALVHSLLLRKMKVDTEKEDEVWFHVGRNDMRFGRIEFGLITGLPMGSAPTEEEIHAKSNDHLVRTYFEGKSSVQLDSLMIQLERCEDKDDAYKLGLIAFIEGVLVSKEGNVQVWPEMLKFVNDLDFFFKYPWGERAFRKLMETLGKNMQHYKDNVDKKKGKKIAQEAKYTVSGYVPAFQYWAYEAIEKLGKKYAHCNGTKFPVMLVENTEGRRKQDVKATEHCTVIQQSVGGEEVLVSPAQ